A stretch of the Parus major isolate Abel chromosome 15, Parus_major1.1, whole genome shotgun sequence genome encodes the following:
- the NEFH gene encoding neurofilament heavy polypeptide isoform X4 produces MSLMLETLLGPPGGLRKEPGRAPPRSAASSGFYSWPAPVVGRARGAGGGGGSAAASSTESLDSLNGEPRARNEKELLQVLNDRFAGYIERVRALEQQNRALAAEAAALRQQQAGRSAMGELYARELRDMRGTVLRLGAEKGQLRLERARLAEDVAALRGRLEDEARQRSELEAAARGLAQRSAQEERARAPLEERARALREEAEQLRRQHRAEVGALLRGARPELPAEPPASLRPGVTAALRDLRAQLEGTAARSTLQAEEWFRVRLDKLSEVAKVNTDAMRLAQEEISEYRRQLQAKTTELEALKGTQESLERQRQDSEERHHADVLSYQETIQQLDSELRNTKWEMAAQLREYQDLLNVKMALDIEIAAYRKLLEGEEYRLETGIGMLSYPEVVPKPPSITTSIKVKSEEKIKVVEKSEKETVIVEEQTEEIQVTEEVTEEEEAEKEAEEEKAEEEEGEEEEEEKAEEEGEEKAKSPAKEEAKTPEKPESPSKEEPKTPEKPESPSKEEPKTPEKPESPSKEEPKTPAVKSPEKPPTPSKEGAKTPVVKSPEKPATPSKEEAKSPAVKSPEKPPTPSKEEAKTPAVKSPEKPPTPSKEEAKTPTVKSPEKPAPPSKDEAKTPTVKSPEKPTPPSKEEAKTPTVKSPEKPPAPSKEEAKSLAVKSPEPPATPSKEEAQPPAVKSPEKPPTPSKEEAKPPAVKSPEKVKSPVKEEAKSPQKEVAPAKEPSPAPKAPAKEEQPKEVKAPSKPEEGKKEEAPKKDVLAKAEEKPKEKAAAVPEPPAPQAKETKPSPKPAEEGKAEEAPAKPQQEVSKAASKEAEKPKAEEKVEEPKKKVEEPKKEKAEEAKKEKVEEPKKVEEPKKEKAEEPKKAEEPKAKAKPKDEPKASKEPPKAEAPSSKEGTAPEPGKK; encoded by the exons ATGAGCCTGATGCTGGAGACGCTGCTGGGCCCCCCGGGGGGGCTCCGCAAGGAGCCGGGCCGCGCTCCCCCGCGCTCCGCCGCTTCCAGCGGCTTCTACTCGTGGCCGGCCCCGGTGGTGGGACGGGCGCGGGgcgcggggggcggcggcggcagcgcggCCGCGTCCTCCACCGAGAGCCTGGACTCGCTGAACGGCGAACCGCGGGCGCGCAAcgagaaggagctgctgcaggtgctgaaCGACCGCTTCGCCGGCTACATCGAGCGGGTGCGGGCGCTGGAGCAGCAGAACCGGGCGCTGGCGGCCGAGGCGGCGGCGCTGCGGCAGCAGCAGGCGGGGCGCTCGGCCATGGGCGAGCTGTACGCCCGGGAGCTGCGGGACATGCGGGGCACCGTGCTGCGTCTGGGCGCCGAGAAGGGGCAGCTGCGGCTGGAGCGGGCGCGCCTGGCCGAGGACGTGGCGGCGCTGCGGGGAAGGCTGGAGGACGAGGCTCGGCAGCGCTCGGAGCTGGAGGCGGCGGCCCGCGGGCTGGCGCAGCGCTCGGCGCAGGAGGAGCGGGCGCGGGCGCCGCTGGAGGAGCGAGCCCGGGCCCTGCGGGAGGAGGCGGAGCAGCTGCGGAGGCAGCACCGAGCCGAGGTGGGAGCGCTGCTGCGCGGGGCGCGCCCCGAGCTGCCCGCGGAGCCCCCCGCGTCCCTGCGGCCCGGAGTCACCGCCGCGCTCCGCGACCTGCGCGCACAGCTGGAGGGCACGGCGGCCCGCAGCACCCTGCAGGCCGAGGAGTGGTTCCGCG TGAGGCTGGACAAGCTCTCGGAGGTGGCCAAGGTGAACACGGATGCCATGCGCTTGGCCCAGGAGGAGATCTCCGAGTACCGCCGGCAGCTCCAGGCCAAGACCACCGAGCTGGAAGCCCTGAAAGGCACCCAGGAGTCGCTggagaggcagaggcaggaCTCGGAGGAGCGCCACCATGCAGATGTCCTGTCCTACCAG GAAACCATCCAGCAGCTTGACAGTGAGCTGAGGAACACCAAGTGGGAGATGGCAGCTCAGCTCCGGGAGTACCAGGATCTGCTCAACGTCAAAATGGCTCTGGACATCGAAATCGCTGCCTACAG AAAGCTCCTGGAAGGGGAGGAATATCGACTTGAGACTGGCATTGGCATGCTCTCCTACCCCGAGGTGGTGCCCAAGCCCCCCAGCATCACCACCAGCATCAAGGTGAAGAGCGAGGAGAAGATCAAGGTGGTGGAAAAATCAGAGAAGGAGACGGTGATTGTGGAGGAGCAGACAGAGGAAATCCAGGTGACTGAGGAGgtcacagaggaggaggaggctgagaaagaggctgaagaggaaaaagctgaagaggaggagggggaggaagaagaagaggagaaagctGAAGAAGAGGGTGAAGAAAAGGCCAAGTCCCCCGCAAAGGAGGAGGCCAAG ACCCCAGAGAAACCCGAGTCCCCCTCAAAGGAGGAGCCCAAAACCCCAGAGAAACCCGAGTCCCCCTCAAAGGAGGAGCCCAAGACCCCAGAGAAACCTGAGTCCCCCTCAAAGGAGGAGCCCAAAACCCCAGCAGTCAAGTCCCCTGAAAAGCCCCCAACCCCCTCCAAGGAGGGGGCCAAGACCCCAGTTGTGAAATCCCCAGAAAAACCTGCAACCCCCTCAAAGGAGGAGGCAAAGAGCCCGGCTGTGAAGTCCCCAGAGAAACCCCCAACACCCTCAAAGGAGGAAGCCAAGACTCCAGCTGTCAAATCCCCTGAAAAGCCACCAACACCCTCAAAAGAGGAGGCCAAGACCCCGACAGTGAAATCCCCAGAGAAACCTGCACCTCCCTCAAAGGATGAGGCCAAGACCCCAACAGTGAAATCCCCAGAGAAACCCACACCCCCCTCAAAAGAGGAGGCCAAGACCCCGACTGTCAAGTCCCCGGAGAAACCCCCGGCCCCCTCTAAAGAAGAGGCCAAGAGCCTGGCTGTGAAGTCTCCAGAGCCACCTGCAACTCCCTCAAAAGAGGAAGCCCAACCCCCGGCTGTGAAGTCCCCAGAGAAGCCCCCAACCCCGTCAAAGGAGGAG GCCAAGCCCCCGGCTGTGAAGTCCCCAGAGAAAGTCAAATCTCCTGTGAAGGAGGAGGCCAAGTCCCCGCAGAAGGAAGTGGCCCCAGCCAAGGAGCCGAGCCCTGCTCCCAAGGCCCCCGCCAAGGAGGAGCAGCCCAAGGAGGTGAAGGCTCCCTCCAAGCCCGAGGAGGGTAAGAAGGAGGAAGCTCCCAAGAAGGATGTCCTGGCCAAGGCAGAGGAGAAACCCAAAGAGAAGGCggctgctgtgccagagcctccaGCTCCACAGGCCAAAGAGACCAAGCCAAGCCCCAAACCCGCTGAAGAGGGAAAAGCCGAGGAGGCTCCAGCAAAACCTCAGCAGGAGGTCAGCAAGGCAGCCAGCAAGGAGGCTGAGAAGCCAAAGGCTGAGGAGAAGGTGGAGGAACCCAAGAAGAAAGTAGAAGAACCAAAGAAGGAGAAGGCGGAGGAGGCCAAGAAGGAGAAGGTGGAGGAGCCCAAGAAAGTGGAGGAGCCCAagaaggagaaggcagaggaaCCCAAGAAAGCGGAGGAACCCAAAGCtaaagcaaaacccaaagaCGAGCCCAAAGCCAGTAAGGAACCCCCCAAAGCCGAGGCCCCCTCCAGCAAggagggcacagccccagagccagggaagAAGTGA
- the NEFH gene encoding neurofilament heavy polypeptide isoform X3: protein MSLMLETLLGPPGGLRKEPGRAPPRSAASSGFYSWPAPVVGRARGAGGGGGSAAASSTESLDSLNGEPRARNEKELLQVLNDRFAGYIERVRALEQQNRALAAEAAALRQQQAGRSAMGELYARELRDMRGTVLRLGAEKGQLRLERARLAEDVAALRGRLEDEARQRSELEAAARGLAQRSAQEERARAPLEERARALREEAEQLRRQHRAEVGALLRGARPELPAEPPASLRPGVTAALRDLRAQLEGTAARSTLQAEEWFRVRLDKLSEVAKVNTDAMRLAQEEISEYRRQLQAKTTELEALKGTQESLERQRQDSEERHHADVLSYQETIQQLDSELRNTKWEMAAQLREYQDLLNVKMALDIEIAAYRKLLEGEEYRLETGIGMLSYPEVVPKPPSITTSIKVKSEEKIKVVEKSEKETVIVEEQTEEIQVTEEVTEEEEAEKEAEEEKAEEEEGEEEEEEKAEEEGEEKAKSPAKEEAKTPEKPESPSKEEPKTPEKPESPSKEEPKTPEKPESPSKEEPKTPAVKSPEKPPTPSKEGAKTPVVKSPEKPATPSKEEAKSPAVKSPEKPPTPSKEEAKTPAVKSPEKPPTPSKEEAKTPTVKSPEKPAPPSKDEAKTPTVKSPEKPTPPSKEEAKTPTVKSPEKPPAPSKEEAKSLAVKSPEPPATPSKEEAQPPAVKSPEKPPTPSKEEAKPPAVKSPEKVKSPVKEEAKSPQKEVAPAKEPSPAPKAPAKEEQPKEVKAPSKPEEGKKEEAPKKDVLAKAEEKPKEKAAAVPEPPAPQAKETKPSPKPAEEGKAEEAPAKPQQEVSKAASKEAEKPKAEEKVEEPKKKVEEPKKEKAEEAKKEKVEEPKKVEEPKKEKAEEPKKAEEPKAKAKPKDEPKASKEPPKAEAPSSKEGTAPEPGKK from the exons ATGAGCCTGATGCTGGAGACGCTGCTGGGCCCCCCGGGGGGGCTCCGCAAGGAGCCGGGCCGCGCTCCCCCGCGCTCCGCCGCTTCCAGCGGCTTCTACTCGTGGCCGGCCCCGGTGGTGGGACGGGCGCGGGgcgcggggggcggcggcggcagcgcggCCGCGTCCTCCACCGAGAGCCTGGACTCGCTGAACGGCGAACCGCGGGCGCGCAAcgagaaggagctgctgcaggtgctgaaCGACCGCTTCGCCGGCTACATCGAGCGGGTGCGGGCGCTGGAGCAGCAGAACCGGGCGCTGGCGGCCGAGGCGGCGGCGCTGCGGCAGCAGCAGGCGGGGCGCTCGGCCATGGGCGAGCTGTACGCCCGGGAGCTGCGGGACATGCGGGGCACCGTGCTGCGTCTGGGCGCCGAGAAGGGGCAGCTGCGGCTGGAGCGGGCGCGCCTGGCCGAGGACGTGGCGGCGCTGCGGGGAAGGCTGGAGGACGAGGCTCGGCAGCGCTCGGAGCTGGAGGCGGCGGCCCGCGGGCTGGCGCAGCGCTCGGCGCAGGAGGAGCGGGCGCGGGCGCCGCTGGAGGAGCGAGCCCGGGCCCTGCGGGAGGAGGCGGAGCAGCTGCGGAGGCAGCACCGAGCCGAGGTGGGAGCGCTGCTGCGCGGGGCGCGCCCCGAGCTGCCCGCGGAGCCCCCCGCGTCCCTGCGGCCCGGAGTCACCGCCGCGCTCCGCGACCTGCGCGCACAGCTGGAGGGCACGGCGGCCCGCAGCACCCTGCAGGCCGAGGAGTGGTTCCGCG TGAGGCTGGACAAGCTCTCGGAGGTGGCCAAGGTGAACACGGATGCCATGCGCTTGGCCCAGGAGGAGATCTCCGAGTACCGCCGGCAGCTCCAGGCCAAGACCACCGAGCTGGAAGCCCTGAAAGGCACCCAGGAGTCGCTggagaggcagaggcaggaCTCGGAGGAGCGCCACCATGCAGATGTCCTGTCCTACCAG GAAACCATCCAGCAGCTTGACAGTGAGCTGAGGAACACCAAGTGGGAGATGGCAGCTCAGCTCCGGGAGTACCAGGATCTGCTCAACGTCAAAATGGCTCTGGACATCGAAATCGCTGCCTACAG AAAGCTCCTGGAAGGGGAGGAATATCGACTTGAGACTGGCATTGGCATGCTCTCCTACCCCGAGGTGGTGCCCAAGCCCCCCAGCATCACCACCAGCATCAAGGTGAAGAGCGAGGAGAAGATCAAGGTGGTGGAAAAATCAGAGAAGGAGACGGTGATTGTGGAGGAGCAGACAGAGGAAATCCAGGTGACTGAGGAGgtcacagaggaggaggaggctgagaaagaggctgaagaggaaaaagctgaagaggaggagggggaggaagaagaagaggagaaagctGAAGAAGAGGGTGAAGAAAAGGCCAAGTCCCCCGCAAAGGAGGAGGCCAAG ACCCCAGAGAAACCCGAGTCCCCCTCAAAGGAGGAGCCCAAAACCCCAGAGAAACCCGAGTCCCCCTCAAAGGAGGAGCCCAAGACCCCAGAGAAACCTGAGTCCCCCTCAAAGGAGGAGCCCAAAACCCCAGCAGTCAAGTCCCCTGAAAAGCCCCCAACCCCCTCCAAGGAGGGGGCCAAGACCCCAGTTGTGAAATCCCCAGAAAAACCTGCAACCCCCTCAAAGGAGGAGGCAAAGAGCCCGGCTGTGAAGTCCCCAGAGAAACCCCCAACACCCTCAAAGGAGGAAGCCAAGACTCCAGCTGTCAAATCCCCTGAAAAGCCACCAACACCCTCAAAAGAGGAGGCCAAGACCCCGACAGTGAAATCCCCAGAGAAACCTGCACCTCCCTCAAAGGATGAGGCCAAGACCCCAACAGTGAAATCCCCAGAGAAACCCACACCCCCCTCAAAAGAGGAGGCCAAGACCCCGACTGTCAAGTCCCCGGAGAAACCCCCGGCCCCCTCTAAAGAAGAGGCCAAGAGCCTGGCTGTGAAGTCTCCAGAGCCACCTGCAACTCCCTCAAAAGAGGAAGCCCAACCCCCGGCTGTGAAGTCCCCAGAGAAGCCCCCAACCCCGTCAAAG GAGGAGGCCAAGCCCCCGGCTGTGAAGTCCCCAGAGAAAGTCAAATCTCCTGTGAAGGAGGAGGCCAAGTCCCCGCAGAAGGAAGTGGCCCCAGCCAAGGAGCCGAGCCCTGCTCCCAAGGCCCCCGCCAAGGAGGAGCAGCCCAAGGAGGTGAAGGCTCCCTCCAAGCCCGAGGAGGGTAAGAAGGAGGAAGCTCCCAAGAAGGATGTCCTGGCCAAGGCAGAGGAGAAACCCAAAGAGAAGGCggctgctgtgccagagcctccaGCTCCACAGGCCAAAGAGACCAAGCCAAGCCCCAAACCCGCTGAAGAGGGAAAAGCCGAGGAGGCTCCAGCAAAACCTCAGCAGGAGGTCAGCAAGGCAGCCAGCAAGGAGGCTGAGAAGCCAAAGGCTGAGGAGAAGGTGGAGGAACCCAAGAAGAAAGTAGAAGAACCAAAGAAGGAGAAGGCGGAGGAGGCCAAGAAGGAGAAGGTGGAGGAGCCCAAGAAAGTGGAGGAGCCCAagaaggagaaggcagaggaaCCCAAGAAAGCGGAGGAACCCAAAGCtaaagcaaaacccaaagaCGAGCCCAAAGCCAGTAAGGAACCCCCCAAAGCCGAGGCCCCCTCCAGCAAggagggcacagccccagagccagggaagAAGTGA
- the NEFH gene encoding neurofilament heavy polypeptide isoform X2, with protein sequence MSLMLETLLGPPGGLRKEPGRAPPRSAASSGFYSWPAPVVGRARGAGGGGGSAAASSTESLDSLNGEPRARNEKELLQVLNDRFAGYIERVRALEQQNRALAAEAAALRQQQAGRSAMGELYARELRDMRGTVLRLGAEKGQLRLERARLAEDVAALRGRLEDEARQRSELEAAARGLAQRSAQEERARAPLEERARALREEAEQLRRQHRAEVGALLRGARPELPAEPPASLRPGVTAALRDLRAQLEGTAARSTLQAEEWFRVRLDKLSEVAKVNTDAMRLAQEEISEYRRQLQAKTTELEALKGTQESLERQRQDSEERHHADVLSYQETIQQLDSELRNTKWEMAAQLREYQDLLNVKMALDIEIAAYRKLLEGEEYRLETGIGMLSYPEVVPKPPSITTSIKVKSEEKIKVVEKSEKETVIVEEQTEEIQVTEEVTEEEEAEKEAEEEKAEEEEGEEEEEEKAEEEGEEKAKSPAKEEAKTPEKPESPSKEEPKTPEKPESPSKEEPKTPEKPESPSKEEPKTPAVKSPEKPPTPSKEGAKTPVVKSPEKPATPSKEEAKSPAVKSPEKPPTPSKEEAKTPAVKSPEKPPTPSKEEAKTPTVKSPEKPAPPSKDEAKTPTVKSPEKPTPPSKEEAKTPTVKSPEKPPAPSKEEAKSLAVKSPEPPATPSKEEAQPPAVKSPEKPPTPSKEEAKPPAVKSPEXSKEEAKPPAVKSPEKVKSPVKEEAKSPQKEVAPAKEPSPAPKAPAKEEQPKEVKAPSKPEEGKKEEAPKKDVLAKAEEKPKEKAAAVPEPPAPQAKETKPSPKPAEEGKAEEAPAKPQQEVSKAASKEAEKPKAEEKVEEPKKKVEEPKKEKAEEAKKEKVEEPKKVEEPKKEKAEEPKKAEEPKAKAKPKDEPKASKEPPKAEAPSSKEGTAPEPGKK encoded by the exons ATGAGCCTGATGCTGGAGACGCTGCTGGGCCCCCCGGGGGGGCTCCGCAAGGAGCCGGGCCGCGCTCCCCCGCGCTCCGCCGCTTCCAGCGGCTTCTACTCGTGGCCGGCCCCGGTGGTGGGACGGGCGCGGGgcgcggggggcggcggcggcagcgcggCCGCGTCCTCCACCGAGAGCCTGGACTCGCTGAACGGCGAACCGCGGGCGCGCAAcgagaaggagctgctgcaggtgctgaaCGACCGCTTCGCCGGCTACATCGAGCGGGTGCGGGCGCTGGAGCAGCAGAACCGGGCGCTGGCGGCCGAGGCGGCGGCGCTGCGGCAGCAGCAGGCGGGGCGCTCGGCCATGGGCGAGCTGTACGCCCGGGAGCTGCGGGACATGCGGGGCACCGTGCTGCGTCTGGGCGCCGAGAAGGGGCAGCTGCGGCTGGAGCGGGCGCGCCTGGCCGAGGACGTGGCGGCGCTGCGGGGAAGGCTGGAGGACGAGGCTCGGCAGCGCTCGGAGCTGGAGGCGGCGGCCCGCGGGCTGGCGCAGCGCTCGGCGCAGGAGGAGCGGGCGCGGGCGCCGCTGGAGGAGCGAGCCCGGGCCCTGCGGGAGGAGGCGGAGCAGCTGCGGAGGCAGCACCGAGCCGAGGTGGGAGCGCTGCTGCGCGGGGCGCGCCCCGAGCTGCCCGCGGAGCCCCCCGCGTCCCTGCGGCCCGGAGTCACCGCCGCGCTCCGCGACCTGCGCGCACAGCTGGAGGGCACGGCGGCCCGCAGCACCCTGCAGGCCGAGGAGTGGTTCCGCG TGAGGCTGGACAAGCTCTCGGAGGTGGCCAAGGTGAACACGGATGCCATGCGCTTGGCCCAGGAGGAGATCTCCGAGTACCGCCGGCAGCTCCAGGCCAAGACCACCGAGCTGGAAGCCCTGAAAGGCACCCAGGAGTCGCTggagaggcagaggcaggaCTCGGAGGAGCGCCACCATGCAGATGTCCTGTCCTACCAG GAAACCATCCAGCAGCTTGACAGTGAGCTGAGGAACACCAAGTGGGAGATGGCAGCTCAGCTCCGGGAGTACCAGGATCTGCTCAACGTCAAAATGGCTCTGGACATCGAAATCGCTGCCTACAG AAAGCTCCTGGAAGGGGAGGAATATCGACTTGAGACTGGCATTGGCATGCTCTCCTACCCCGAGGTGGTGCCCAAGCCCCCCAGCATCACCACCAGCATCAAGGTGAAGAGCGAGGAGAAGATCAAGGTGGTGGAAAAATCAGAGAAGGAGACGGTGATTGTGGAGGAGCAGACAGAGGAAATCCAGGTGACTGAGGAGgtcacagaggaggaggaggctgagaaagaggctgaagaggaaaaagctgaagaggaggagggggaggaagaagaagaggagaaagctGAAGAAGAGGGTGAAGAAAAGGCCAAGTCCCCCGCAAAGGAGGAGG CCAAAACCCCAGAGAAACCCGAGTCCCCCTCAAAGGAGGAGCCCAAAACCCCAGAGAAACCCGAGTCCCCCTCAAAGGAGGAGCCCAAGACCCCAGAGAAACCTGAGTCCCCCTCAAAGGAGGAGCCCAAAACCCCAGCAGTCAAGTCCCCTGAAAAGCCCCCAACCCCCTCCAAGGAGGGGGCCAAGACCCCAGTTGTGAAATCCCCAGAAAAACCTGCAACCCCCTCAAAGGAGGAGGCAAAGAGCCCGGCTGTGAAGTCCCCAGAGAAACCCCCAACACCCTCAAAGGAGGAAGCCAAGACTCCAGCTGTCAAATCCCCTGAAAAGCCACCAACACCCTCAAAAGAGGAGGCCAAGACCCCGACAGTGAAATCCCCAGAGAAACCTGCACCTCCCTCAAAGGATGAGGCCAAGACCCCAACAGTGAAATCCCCAGAGAAACCCACACCCCCCTCAAAAGAGGAGGCCAAGACCCCGACTGTCAAGTCCCCGGAGAAACCCCCGGCCCCCTCTAAAGAAGAGGCCAAGAGCCTGGCTGTGAAGTCTCCAGAGCCACCTGCAACTCCCTCAAAAGAGGAAGCCCAACCCCCGGCTGTGAAGTCCCCAGAGAAGCCCCCAACCCCGTCAAAGGAGGAGGCCAAGCCCCCGGCTGTGAAGTCCCCAGAGAANTCAAAGGAGGAGGCCAAGCCCCCGGCTGTGAAGTCCCCAGAGAAAGTCAAATCTCCTGTGAAGGAGGAGGCCAAGTCCCCGCAGAAGGAAGTGGCCCCAGCCAAGGAGCCGAGCCCTGCTCCCAAGGCCCCCGCCAAGGAGGAGCAGCCCAAGGAGGTGAAGGCTCCCTCCAAGCCCGAGGAGGGTAAGAAGGAGGAAGCTCCCAAGAAGGATGTCCTGGCCAAGGCAGAGGAGAAACCCAAAGAGAAGGCggctgctgtgccagagcctccaGCTCCACAGGCCAAAGAGACCAAGCCAAGCCCCAAACCCGCTGAAGAGGGAAAAGCCGAGGAGGCTCCAGCAAAACCTCAGCAGGAGGTCAGCAAGGCAGCCAGCAAGGAGGCTGAGAAGCCAAAGGCTGAGGAGAAGGTGGAGGAACCCAAGAAGAAAGTAGAAGAACCAAAGAAGGAGAAGGCGGAGGAGGCCAAGAAGGAGAAGGTGGAGGAGCCCAAGAAAGTGGAGGAGCCCAagaaggagaaggcagaggaaCCCAAGAAAGCGGAGGAACCCAAAGCtaaagcaaaacccaaagaCGAGCCCAAAGCCAGTAAGGAACCCCCCAAAGCCGAGGCCCCCTCCAGCAAggagggcacagccccagagccagggaagAAGTGA
- the NEFH gene encoding neurofilament heavy polypeptide isoform X1, producing MSLMLETLLGPPGGLRKEPGRAPPRSAASSGFYSWPAPVVGRARGAGGGGGSAAASSTESLDSLNGEPRARNEKELLQVLNDRFAGYIERVRALEQQNRALAAEAAALRQQQAGRSAMGELYARELRDMRGTVLRLGAEKGQLRLERARLAEDVAALRGRLEDEARQRSELEAAARGLAQRSAQEERARAPLEERARALREEAEQLRRQHRAEVGALLRGARPELPAEPPASLRPGVTAALRDLRAQLEGTAARSTLQAEEWFRVRLDKLSEVAKVNTDAMRLAQEEISEYRRQLQAKTTELEALKGTQESLERQRQDSEERHHADVLSYQETIQQLDSELRNTKWEMAAQLREYQDLLNVKMALDIEIAAYRKLLEGEEYRLETGIGMLSYPEVVPKPPSITTSIKVKSEEKIKVVEKSEKETVIVEEQTEEIQVTEEVTEEEEAEKEAEEEKAEEEEGEEEEEEKAEEEGEEKAKSPAKEEAKTPEKPESPSKEEPKTPEKPESPSKEEPKTPEKPESPSKEEPKTPAVKSPEKPPTPSKEGAKTPVVKSPEKPATPSKEEAKSPAVKSPEKPPTPSKEEAKTPAVKSPEKPPTPSKEEAKTPTVKSPEKPAPPSKDEAKTPTVKSPEKPTPPSKEEAKTPTVKSPEKPPAPSKEEAKSLAVKSPEPPATPSKEEAQPPAVKSPEKPPTPSKEEAKPPAVKSPEXSKEEAKPPAVKSPEKVKSPVKEEAKSPQKEVAPAKEPSPAPKAPAKEEQPKEVKAPSKPEEGKKEEAPKKDVLAKAEEKPKEKAAAVPEPPAPQAKETKPSPKPAEEGKAEEAPAKPQQEVSKAASKEAEKPKAEEKVEEPKKKVEEPKKEKAEEAKKEKVEEPKKVEEPKKEKAEEPKKAEEPKAKAKPKDEPKASKEPPKAEAPSSKEGTAPEPGKK from the exons ATGAGCCTGATGCTGGAGACGCTGCTGGGCCCCCCGGGGGGGCTCCGCAAGGAGCCGGGCCGCGCTCCCCCGCGCTCCGCCGCTTCCAGCGGCTTCTACTCGTGGCCGGCCCCGGTGGTGGGACGGGCGCGGGgcgcggggggcggcggcggcagcgcggCCGCGTCCTCCACCGAGAGCCTGGACTCGCTGAACGGCGAACCGCGGGCGCGCAAcgagaaggagctgctgcaggtgctgaaCGACCGCTTCGCCGGCTACATCGAGCGGGTGCGGGCGCTGGAGCAGCAGAACCGGGCGCTGGCGGCCGAGGCGGCGGCGCTGCGGCAGCAGCAGGCGGGGCGCTCGGCCATGGGCGAGCTGTACGCCCGGGAGCTGCGGGACATGCGGGGCACCGTGCTGCGTCTGGGCGCCGAGAAGGGGCAGCTGCGGCTGGAGCGGGCGCGCCTGGCCGAGGACGTGGCGGCGCTGCGGGGAAGGCTGGAGGACGAGGCTCGGCAGCGCTCGGAGCTGGAGGCGGCGGCCCGCGGGCTGGCGCAGCGCTCGGCGCAGGAGGAGCGGGCGCGGGCGCCGCTGGAGGAGCGAGCCCGGGCCCTGCGGGAGGAGGCGGAGCAGCTGCGGAGGCAGCACCGAGCCGAGGTGGGAGCGCTGCTGCGCGGGGCGCGCCCCGAGCTGCCCGCGGAGCCCCCCGCGTCCCTGCGGCCCGGAGTCACCGCCGCGCTCCGCGACCTGCGCGCACAGCTGGAGGGCACGGCGGCCCGCAGCACCCTGCAGGCCGAGGAGTGGTTCCGCG TGAGGCTGGACAAGCTCTCGGAGGTGGCCAAGGTGAACACGGATGCCATGCGCTTGGCCCAGGAGGAGATCTCCGAGTACCGCCGGCAGCTCCAGGCCAAGACCACCGAGCTGGAAGCCCTGAAAGGCACCCAGGAGTCGCTggagaggcagaggcaggaCTCGGAGGAGCGCCACCATGCAGATGTCCTGTCCTACCAG GAAACCATCCAGCAGCTTGACAGTGAGCTGAGGAACACCAAGTGGGAGATGGCAGCTCAGCTCCGGGAGTACCAGGATCTGCTCAACGTCAAAATGGCTCTGGACATCGAAATCGCTGCCTACAG AAAGCTCCTGGAAGGGGAGGAATATCGACTTGAGACTGGCATTGGCATGCTCTCCTACCCCGAGGTGGTGCCCAAGCCCCCCAGCATCACCACCAGCATCAAGGTGAAGAGCGAGGAGAAGATCAAGGTGGTGGAAAAATCAGAGAAGGAGACGGTGATTGTGGAGGAGCAGACAGAGGAAATCCAGGTGACTGAGGAGgtcacagaggaggaggaggctgagaaagaggctgaagaggaaaaagctgaagaggaggagggggaggaagaagaagaggagaaagctGAAGAAGAGGGTGAAGAAAAGGCCAAGTCCCCCGCAAAGGAGGAGGCCAAG ACCCCAGAGAAACCCGAGTCCCCCTCAAAGGAGGAGCCCAAAACCCCAGAGAAACCCGAGTCCCCCTCAAAGGAGGAGCCCAAGACCCCAGAGAAACCTGAGTCCCCCTCAAAGGAGGAGCCCAAAACCCCAGCAGTCAAGTCCCCTGAAAAGCCCCCAACCCCCTCCAAGGAGGGGGCCAAGACCCCAGTTGTGAAATCCCCAGAAAAACCTGCAACCCCCTCAAAGGAGGAGGCAAAGAGCCCGGCTGTGAAGTCCCCAGAGAAACCCCCAACACCCTCAAAGGAGGAAGCCAAGACTCCAGCTGTCAAATCCCCTGAAAAGCCACCAACACCCTCAAAAGAGGAGGCCAAGACCCCGACAGTGAAATCCCCAGAGAAACCTGCACCTCCCTCAAAGGATGAGGCCAAGACCCCAACAGTGAAATCCCCAGAGAAACCCACACCCCCCTCAAAAGAGGAGGCCAAGACCCCGACTGTCAAGTCCCCGGAGAAACCCCCGGCCCCCTCTAAAGAAGAGGCCAAGAGCCTGGCTGTGAAGTCTCCAGAGCCACCTGCAACTCCCTCAAAAGAGGAAGCCCAACCCCCGGCTGTGAAGTCCCCAGAGAAGCCCCCAACCCCGTCAAAGGAGGAGGCCAAGCCCCCGGCTGTGAAGTCCCCAGAGAANTCAAAGGAGGAGGCCAAGCCCCCGGCTGTGAAGTCCCCAGAGAAAGTCAAATCTCCTGTGAAGGAGGAGGCCAAGTCCCCGCAGAAGGAAGTGGCCCCAGCCAAGGAGCCGAGCCCTGCTCCCAAGGCCCCCGCCAAGGAGGAGCAGCCCAAGGAGGTGAAGGCTCCCTCCAAGCCCGAGGAGGGTAAGAAGGAGGAAGCTCCCAAGAAGGATGTCCTGGCCAAGGCAGAGGAGAAACCCAAAGAGAAGGCggctgctgtgccagagcctccaGCTCCACAGGCCAAAGAGACCAAGCCAAGCCCCAAACCCGCTGAAGAGGGAAAAGCCGAGGAGGCTCCAGCAAAACCTCAGCAGGAGGTCAGCAAGGCAGCCAGCAAGGAGGCTGAGAAGCCAAAGGCTGAGGAGAAGGTGGAGGAACCCAAGAAGAAAGTAGAAGAACCAAAGAAGGAGAAGGCGGAGGAGGCCAAGAAGGAGAAGGTGGAGGAGCCCAAGAAAGTGGAGGAGCCCAagaaggagaaggcagaggaaCCCAAGAAAGCGGAGGAACCCAAAGCtaaagcaaaacccaaagaCGAGCCCAAAGCCAGTAAGGAACCCCCCAAAGCCGAGGCCCCCTCCAGCAAggagggcacagccccagagccagggaagAAGTGA